The Candidatus Thorarchaeota archaeon region AAGGACACCAACCTGAAAGCCCTTAAACTTGGATATGAAGCTGGGGAGAAGGCTGTAGAAGAAGCCGAATCTTGAGATCCATGCCATAACTGCTTACATGATTACTTGTACCAGGTTTTACTTGAGACTTGCACTCATGTAAGACCCTGAGAGAAAAAAGAAACTAGGAGTGGATTCCCGTCATATTAGGCGGGTTCACCACTCAGATTTTTGTTTTTGCTTCACTTGTTTTCTTCGTACGCCTTGTTCGCCCGTACTCTGAGCTGCTCCTTGGACACGATTTCGATTGACTCGTCTTCTGCATCAACAAGAGCAATCCGATCTGTACAACTGTAGCATGGGTCGATTGCAGCCAAGATGATTGGTGCGTCTGCAATTTGATAGCCTCTCAAGGTATGTTCCATGCTGACCCAGTTAGCGTGGGTCGGTGCCCTAATCTTAACACGTTCTGGCTTGCTTGTACCATTGGTAACCAAGTAATGCACGAGTTCACCACGTGGTGCTTCATGCCTTGCGACAACCTCGTTTGGATCGATCCTGGGACTCATTCTGGTCTGAATGTCTCCATCCGGCAAGTTCTCAATGAGCCATCGTGACATCTCGATTGCCTGAACAATTTCCTTCAACCTGACAATGGTTCTGCCGGCAACGTCGCACCGGTCTGACAGAATCATATCCCAGTTGCCCGTATCAATTAGGTGGGGGTACGCTTGGGTGGGGTCGGTGAAACGTACATCTACCGGAACATTACTACCTCTCGCGGTTGGACCTACAGCTCCATGGCTTTTTGCCATTGAAGTCTCAAGGACACCAACATCCTCTACACGATTGAGAAGGCTTCTCTCCTTGATTGCGGTATTGAGGTAGTAATCCATCTGCTCCTCAAGCTTATCGAGGCGCTTGAGCAGGCTGTGTGCTAGCTCGTCAGAGATGTCTCTTCTGACTCCACCAATGGAATTCATATCATGGTGAATACGTGCCCCGGATAGCTCCTCGAGCATATCGAGGGATAGCTCTCGGTCTCGCCACGCAT contains the following coding sequences:
- a CDS encoding nickel-dependent hydrogenase large subunit; the protein is MTSKEQRKTFVPPRITIPIGPQHPALKEPGMFKLTLDGEEIVDAEVNISYNHRGIEKATEGNLHTQNLYLLARICGICSATHNGNYAQAVEFAAEKEPPERAKFIRTLTWEMDRIHSHMLWFGVAAHEIGFETLFMYAWRDRELSLDMLEELSGARIHHDMNSIGGVRRDISDELAHSLLKRLDKLEEQMDYYLNTAIKERSLLNRVEDVGVLETSMAKSHGAVGPTARGSNVPVDVRFTDPTQAYPHLIDTGNWDMILSDRCDVAGRTIVRLKEIVQAIEMSRWLIENLPDGDIQTRMSPRIDPNEVVARHEAPRGELVHYLVTNGTSKPERVKIRAPTHANWVSMEHTLRGYQIADAPIILAAIDPCYSCTDRIALVDAEDESIEIVSKEQLRVRANKAYEENK